Proteins encoded in a region of the Macadamia integrifolia cultivar HAES 741 unplaced genomic scaffold, SCU_Mint_v3 scaffold540, whole genome shotgun sequence genome:
- the LOC122069164 gene encoding cytochrome P450 98A2, with protein MALITLLPIAIIFIFLSYNLYYRLRFKLPPGPRPWPIVGNLYDIKPVRFRCFAEWAGAYGPIISVWFGSTLNVIVSNSELAKEVLKEKDQQLADRHRSRSAAKFSRDGQDLIWADYGPHYVKVRKVCTLELFTPKRLEGLRPIREDEVTAMVESIFKDCTTSDNLGKTVLVKKYLSMVAFNNITRLAFGKRFMNSEGIIDEQGLEFKAVVANGLKLGASLAMAEHIPWLRWLFPLEEEAFAKHGARRDRLTRAIMEEHTAARNKSGDAKQHFVDALLTLKEKYDLSEDTIIGLLWDMITAGMDTTAISVEWAMAELIKNPRVQEKAQEELDRVVGIERVLTEADFSNLPYLQCVAKEALRLHPPTPLMLPHKANAHVKLGGYDIPKGTNIHVNVWAVARDPAVWKEPFKFRPERFLEEDVDMKGHDFRLLPFGAGRRVCPGAQLGINLVTSMLGHLLHHFHWAPPDGVKPEDVDMSENPGLVTYMRTSLQAVPMPRLPTHLYKRVAVDM; from the exons ATGGCTTTGATCACCCTTCTCCCTATAGCCattatcttcatcttcctctcttACAACCTCTATTACCGGCTAAGATTTAAGCTTCCACCAGGGCCAAGACCATGGCCGATCGTCGGCAACCTTTATGATATCAAGCCGGTGAGATTCCGGTGTTTCGCAGAGTGGGCAGGGGCTTATGGACCAATcatatcggtttggtttggttcaaccTTAAATGTGATAGTCTCAAATTCAGAATTGGCTAAGGAAGTTCTTAAGGAGAAAGATCAACAGTTAGCAGATAGGCACAGGAGTAGATCTGCTGCAAAGTTTAGCAGAGATGGACAAGATCTGATATGGGCTGATTATGGACCTCACTATGTGAAAGTCAGGAAGGTTTGTACTCTTGAGCTGTTCACTCCTAAGAGGCTTGAAGGTCTTAGACCCATTAGAGAAGATGAAGTCACAGCCATGGTTGAATCCATCTTCAAAGATTGCACCACTTCTG ATAACCTTGGGAAGACTGTGCTTGTCAAGAAGTACTTAAGCATGGTAGCCTTTAACAACATAacaaggcttgcttttggaaaGCGTTTTATGAATTCAGAAGGCATTATAGATGAGCAAGGTTTGGAGTTCAAGGCAGTAGTGGCTAATGGATTGAAGCTTGGAGCATCACTTGCCATGGCAGAACACATCCCATGGCTCCGGTGGTTGTTCCCACTAGAAGAGGAGGCTTTTGCTAAGCATGGCGCTCGAAGAGATCGACTTACTAGAGCCATCATGGAAGAGCACACGGCCGCGCGCAATAAGAGCGGCGACGCAAAGCAACATTTTGTTGATGCACTCCTCACTCTTAAGGAGAAATACGATCTCAGTGAAGACACTATCATCGGTCTTCTATGG GATATGATAACTGCAGGCATGGACACCACTGCAATCAGTGTTGAATGGGCTATGGCAGAGCTGATCAAGAACCCAAGGGTCCAAGAGAAGGCCCAAGAGGAGTTGGATCGGGTTGTCGGAATCGAGCGGGTCTTGACAGAGGCCGACTTCTCCAACCTCCCTTACCTCCAATGTGTGGCCAAGGAGGCTCTAAGGTTGCATCCTCCAACTCCACTAATGCTCCCCCACAAGGCCAATGCCCATGTCAAGCTTGGTGGCTATGACATCCCCAAGGGAACCAATATTCATGTTAATGTGTGGGCTGTGGCCCGAGACCCGGCCGTGTGGAAGGAACCGTTTAAGTTCCGGCCCGAGCGATTCCTTGAGGAGGATGTTGACATGAAGGGTCATGATTTCCGGCTATTACCATTTGGAGCGGGTAGACGTGTCTGTCCCGGGGCACAATTGGGTATCAACCTAGTGACATCTATGTTGGGTCACTTGTTGCACCATTTCCATTGGGCTCCACCGGATGGGGTAAAGCCAGAGGATGTTGACATGTCGGAGAACCCGGGTTTGGTGACCTACATGAGGACTTCCCTACAAGCTGTCCCTATGCCAAGGTTGCCAACACATTTGTACAAACGTGTGGCTGTGGATATGTGA
- the LOC122069158 gene encoding cytochrome P450 4d2-like isoform X1, giving the protein METKMNPCEAPYTLLGFLLQKDQPGSKTCRAEEGFQFFRDYAIREINVLLWVSLILITGLLLRKVTRLLRLWAKGRKIPGPPCSSFYGHVKLISGGKSGETLTEFLSKSHEQYGSIVRLWLGPTQLLVSVKDPSIIKEMLVKAEDRLPLTGRVFRLAFGYSSLFVPSFEKVRKRRESLAIQLNGRLIERANAISSKVVDCVMERIHSLMSKGVLDCRSVSQHMAFSILGATLLGDRFLSWSNATVYEELLMMIAKDASLWASYKVPPLWKRGFWRYQVLCKRLKCLTQDFIRQCRQNYKLFSPMDQNPQSVTATAGRDTACGVFCSGLDMEDDLLFDEFNGHKNASEEPCGNIMGVMFHGCLTTAGLIGDILTRLVMHPEIQEKMYLEIVMVRKRSPKSELEDIYKMQYLLATVYESARLLPGPLLQRCSLKHDLNLQEGITVPAGAIMVVPVQLVQMDRSSWGSDADQFNPYRFLSKAEQGSDSVPLSPSAGVEEKLNAADTPFVLHDQLANAAFLPFGSGTRACVGQKIAILGIATLFASLLEQYEIKLQPDSENEPKPMMKNCVLPSPKIVFIRRNG; this is encoded by the exons ATGGAGACAAAAATGAATCCATGTGAAGCTCCCTACACTCTTCTGGGGTTTTTGTTGCAGAAAGATCAACCAGGATCCAAGACTTGCAGGGCTGAAGAGGGTTTTCAATTTTTCAGGGACTATGCTATTAGAGAAATCAATGTTTTGTTATGGGTATCTCTCATCTTGATCACTGGTCTTCTTCTCAGGAAAGTTACTAGGTTGTTGAGGTTATGGGCGAAAGGGAGGAAGATCCCTGGCCCTCCTTGTTCGTCTTTTTATGGTCATGTGAAGCTGATTTCTGGAGGCAAATCGGGAGAAACCCTTACAG AATTTTTGTCAAAGTCACATGAGCAATATGGATCAATCGTCAGGCTGTGGTTGGGTCCTACCCAACTTCTCGTGTCCGTCAAGGATCCATCGATAATCAAGGAAATGCTGGTCAAGGCTGAAGATAGATTGCCATTAACAGGAAGGGTATTCCGTCTGGCTTTTGGCTATTCGAGCCTCTTTGTTCCTTCATTTGAGAAG gtaagaaagagaagggaatcGTTGGCAATACAGTTGAATGGGAGACTGATTGAGAGAGCAAATGCAATTTCTTCAAAGGTTGTGGATTGTGTCATGGAAAGAATTCATTCTTTGATGTCCAAAGGAGTTCTTGACTGTAGATCTGTTTCCCAACACATGGCTTTTTCCATCCTTGGAGCCACACTACTTGGAGATAGATTCTTGAGTTGGTCTAATGCTACTGTTTATGAGGAGCTTCTTATGATGATTGCAAAAGATGCTTCCCTCTGGGCATCATATAAAGTTCCCCCACTCTGGAAAAGAGGATTTTGGAGATACCAGGTTTTGTGCAAACGGTTGAAATGCTTAACACAAGATTTTATTCGACAGTGCAGACAAAATTATAAGTTGTTCAGTCCAATGGATCAAAACCCCCAGAGTGTAACTGCAACTGCCGGGAGGGACACTGCATGTGGAGTTTTTTGTTCTGGTCTTGATATGGAAGATGACTTGCTCTTTGATGAGTTCAATGGCCATAAAAATGCAAGTGAAGAACCATGTGGGAATATTATGGGTGTGATGTTCCATGGATGCTTGACTACTGCAGGATTGATTGGTGACATTTTGACGAGGCTTGTGATGCATCCAGAAATACAGGAAAAG ATGTACTTAGAGATCGTTATGGTGCGGAAAAGATCACCTAAGTCGGagctagaagatatttataagaTGCAATATTTGTTGGCAACTGTGTATGAATCTGCTCGTCTTCTACCGGGGCCTTTGCTTCAACGGTGTTCTTTGAAGCACG acttgaatcttcaagaAGGCATTACTGTACCAGCTGGAGCAATTATGGTGGTCCCTGTGCAATTGGTGCAGATGGATAGATCCAGTTGGGGGAGTGATGCAGACCAGTTCAATCCATATCGGTTCTTATCCAAGGCTGAACAGGGATCTGATTCAGTTCCTCTTTCTCCATCTGCAG GTGTTGAAGAGAAACTTAATGCAGCAGATACCCCATTTGTATTACATGACCAACTTGCGAATGCAGCATTTCTTCCTTTTGGTTCTGGGACACGAGCCTGTGTTGGACAGAAAATTGCAATACTAGGGATTGCAACATTATTTGCATCTTTGCTTGAACAGTATGAG ATAAAACTTCAGCCAGATTCAGAGAATGAACCAAAGCCAATGATGAAAAACTGTGTTCTTCCAAGTCCTAAGATTGTCTTCATAAGAAGGAATGGCTGA
- the LOC122069158 gene encoding cytochrome P450 72A397-like isoform X2 — protein METKMNPCEAPYTLLGFLLQKDQPGSKTCRAEEGFQFFRDYAIREINVLLWVSLILITGLLLRKVTRLLRLWAKGRKIPGPPCSSFYGHVKLISGGKSGETLTEFLSKSHEQYGSIVRLWLGPTQLLVSVKDPSIIKEMLVKAEDRLPLTGRVRKRRESLAIQLNGRLIERANAISSKVVDCVMERIHSLMSKGVLDCRSVSQHMAFSILGATLLGDRFLSWSNATVYEELLMMIAKDASLWASYKVPPLWKRGFWRYQVLCKRLKCLTQDFIRQCRQNYKLFSPMDQNPQSVTATAGRDTACGVFCSGLDMEDDLLFDEFNGHKNASEEPCGNIMGVMFHGCLTTAGLIGDILTRLVMHPEIQEKMYLEIVMVRKRSPKSELEDIYKMQYLLATVYESARLLPGPLLQRCSLKHDLNLQEGITVPAGAIMVVPVQLVQMDRSSWGSDADQFNPYRFLSKAEQGSDSVPLSPSAGVEEKLNAADTPFVLHDQLANAAFLPFGSGTRACVGQKIAILGIATLFASLLEQYEIKLQPDSENEPKPMMKNCVLPSPKIVFIRRNG, from the exons ATGGAGACAAAAATGAATCCATGTGAAGCTCCCTACACTCTTCTGGGGTTTTTGTTGCAGAAAGATCAACCAGGATCCAAGACTTGCAGGGCTGAAGAGGGTTTTCAATTTTTCAGGGACTATGCTATTAGAGAAATCAATGTTTTGTTATGGGTATCTCTCATCTTGATCACTGGTCTTCTTCTCAGGAAAGTTACTAGGTTGTTGAGGTTATGGGCGAAAGGGAGGAAGATCCCTGGCCCTCCTTGTTCGTCTTTTTATGGTCATGTGAAGCTGATTTCTGGAGGCAAATCGGGAGAAACCCTTACAG AATTTTTGTCAAAGTCACATGAGCAATATGGATCAATCGTCAGGCTGTGGTTGGGTCCTACCCAACTTCTCGTGTCCGTCAAGGATCCATCGATAATCAAGGAAATGCTGGTCAAGGCTGAAGATAGATTGCCATTAACAGGAAGG gtaagaaagagaagggaatcGTTGGCAATACAGTTGAATGGGAGACTGATTGAGAGAGCAAATGCAATTTCTTCAAAGGTTGTGGATTGTGTCATGGAAAGAATTCATTCTTTGATGTCCAAAGGAGTTCTTGACTGTAGATCTGTTTCCCAACACATGGCTTTTTCCATCCTTGGAGCCACACTACTTGGAGATAGATTCTTGAGTTGGTCTAATGCTACTGTTTATGAGGAGCTTCTTATGATGATTGCAAAAGATGCTTCCCTCTGGGCATCATATAAAGTTCCCCCACTCTGGAAAAGAGGATTTTGGAGATACCAGGTTTTGTGCAAACGGTTGAAATGCTTAACACAAGATTTTATTCGACAGTGCAGACAAAATTATAAGTTGTTCAGTCCAATGGATCAAAACCCCCAGAGTGTAACTGCAACTGCCGGGAGGGACACTGCATGTGGAGTTTTTTGTTCTGGTCTTGATATGGAAGATGACTTGCTCTTTGATGAGTTCAATGGCCATAAAAATGCAAGTGAAGAACCATGTGGGAATATTATGGGTGTGATGTTCCATGGATGCTTGACTACTGCAGGATTGATTGGTGACATTTTGACGAGGCTTGTGATGCATCCAGAAATACAGGAAAAG ATGTACTTAGAGATCGTTATGGTGCGGAAAAGATCACCTAAGTCGGagctagaagatatttataagaTGCAATATTTGTTGGCAACTGTGTATGAATCTGCTCGTCTTCTACCGGGGCCTTTGCTTCAACGGTGTTCTTTGAAGCACG acttgaatcttcaagaAGGCATTACTGTACCAGCTGGAGCAATTATGGTGGTCCCTGTGCAATTGGTGCAGATGGATAGATCCAGTTGGGGGAGTGATGCAGACCAGTTCAATCCATATCGGTTCTTATCCAAGGCTGAACAGGGATCTGATTCAGTTCCTCTTTCTCCATCTGCAG GTGTTGAAGAGAAACTTAATGCAGCAGATACCCCATTTGTATTACATGACCAACTTGCGAATGCAGCATTTCTTCCTTTTGGTTCTGGGACACGAGCCTGTGTTGGACAGAAAATTGCAATACTAGGGATTGCAACATTATTTGCATCTTTGCTTGAACAGTATGAG ATAAAACTTCAGCCAGATTCAGAGAATGAACCAAAGCCAATGATGAAAAACTGTGTTCTTCCAAGTCCTAAGATTGTCTTCATAAGAAGGAATGGCTGA